The following are encoded in a window of Methylocystis rosea genomic DNA:
- a CDS encoding CmpA/NrtA family ABC transporter substrate-binding protein — MTSEAHVKIGFIPLVDAAALLIAAHKGFAKAEGLDVELIREASWANIRDKLAIGRFDAAHLLAPMAVASTLGLGHVRVPLVAPMNLAMNGNAIAVSTSLYAELAAEGEVAHPAQTARALAKLVARRRAEGREPLTFGMTFPFSMHNYQLRYWMAEGGVDPDEDLRLIALPPPYMVENLARGQLDGFCVGAPWSSVAVDAGVGVILHFGCEIFACAPEKVLALRESFANDNPDLVAALIRALDRGAAFVDDPHNHDEVSQILSRPEYVGVDAEIIRRVLTGHLRVKARDERSDANYLIIGRDGAMRPDPRQAEWIYAQMLRWGQTRHSPEMADRAKSVLRPDLFDAAIDGPHVQREIGAFAGPSFDDRSYEDYLAGFDIGQRL; from the coding sequence ATGACCAGCGAAGCGCATGTGAAAATCGGGTTCATTCCGCTCGTCGACGCCGCCGCGCTGTTGATTGCCGCGCATAAGGGCTTCGCCAAGGCGGAAGGTCTCGACGTCGAACTGATCCGCGAAGCGTCTTGGGCGAATATTAGAGACAAGCTCGCCATCGGCCGTTTCGATGCGGCGCATCTTCTGGCGCCGATGGCGGTCGCCTCCACGCTCGGACTGGGCCATGTGCGAGTCCCGCTTGTCGCGCCGATGAATCTCGCGATGAACGGCAATGCGATCGCGGTGTCCACGTCGCTTTATGCCGAACTCGCCGCGGAAGGCGAGGTCGCGCATCCGGCACAAACCGCGCGCGCGCTCGCCAAGCTCGTCGCGCGACGAAGGGCCGAGGGACGTGAGCCTCTGACCTTCGGCATGACCTTTCCTTTTTCCATGCACAATTATCAGCTGCGCTACTGGATGGCGGAAGGCGGCGTCGATCCCGACGAAGACCTGCGGTTGATCGCTCTGCCGCCGCCTTACATGGTCGAAAATCTGGCGCGCGGCCAGCTCGACGGCTTTTGCGTCGGCGCGCCCTGGAGTTCTGTCGCGGTCGACGCTGGCGTTGGGGTCATTCTGCATTTCGGCTGCGAGATTTTCGCATGCGCGCCCGAGAAAGTGCTCGCTCTGCGCGAGAGCTTCGCCAACGACAATCCCGATCTTGTAGCGGCGCTGATCCGCGCGCTCGACCGGGGGGCCGCCTTCGTCGACGACCCGCATAACCACGACGAGGTTTCGCAAATTCTCTCGCGCCCGGAATATGTCGGCGTCGACGCCGAGATCATCCGCCGCGTGCTCACGGGCCATTTGCGTGTTAAGGCGCGCGACGAACGAAGCGACGCCAATTACCTCATCATTGGACGAGACGGCGCCATGCGGCCGGATCCACGGCAAGCCGAATGGATCTATGCGCAGATGCTGCGCTGGGGGCAGACCCGCCATTCACCAGAGATGGCCGATCGCGCGAAGAGCGTCCTGCGCCCAGATCTTTTCGACGCCGCGATCGATGGGCCGCATGTTCAGCGCGAAATCGGGGCCTTTGCGGGACCGTCGTTCGACGACCGCAGCTATGAAGATTATCTCGCCGGCTTCGATATCGGACAGCGTCTGTGA
- a CDS encoding ANTAR domain-containing response regulator: protein MKIVIVDESPIRSLILEEGLRDAGFTEVERISEMHNLLKHIYASDPDVILIDLENPSRDTLEQMFQVSRAVRRPIAMFVDQSDTASIQASVDAGVSAYIVDGLKKERIKSILDLCVSRFNAFSKLQDELEQAKSDLEERKTIERAKGILMKAKKLSEEDAYKLMRGAAMRENKKIIEIARSVITAAEMFK, encoded by the coding sequence TTGAAGATCGTCATTGTCGACGAAAGTCCCATTCGCTCGCTGATCCTCGAGGAGGGACTGCGTGACGCCGGCTTCACAGAGGTCGAGCGCATCAGCGAAATGCACAATCTGCTGAAGCACATCTACGCCAGCGACCCTGACGTGATCCTGATTGATCTCGAGAATCCTTCGCGCGATACGCTTGAACAGATGTTTCAGGTCAGTCGCGCCGTGCGTCGGCCGATCGCCATGTTTGTCGATCAGAGCGATACGGCGTCGATTCAGGCCTCAGTCGACGCTGGGGTCTCGGCCTATATCGTCGACGGGTTGAAAAAGGAACGCATTAAATCGATCCTCGATCTGTGCGTGTCGCGGTTCAATGCCTTCTCGAAGCTTCAGGATGAACTCGAACAGGCCAAATCCGATCTTGAGGAGCGCAAGACGATCGAACGCGCCAAAGGCATATTGATGAAGGCGAAGAAGCTTTCCGAAGAGGACGCTTACAAATTGATGCGCGGCGCCGCCATGCGCGAAAACAAAAAGATTATCGAAATTGCACGCTCGGTCATCACTGCGGCGGAGATGTTTAAATGA
- a CDS encoding alpha-amylase, which produces MIVAAAALVATGANAAPRKNAPSEAPSVQLQAPPPSLAPAAPPPPAPMGVFGADMPAAGKLVLSITPVFANLSGIKMGTRTVSNEYIVTTVPFFLNPRQTVRIIPQNIAVATQIVGLNYGVTKDFAVVLTAGMIEKNLNALTFKGASGILPLGRSLPGTTSLADVTLSGVYRIYQDDVHRIQLSLGISLPAGSYTATFKDFLLPDGTRRNIRGFYGMQPGTGTFDFLPGIVYAGYLGPWSWGLGYRGRFPLAPNSLGYSWDYLLEYRLRFPFGPNPSGGYRWGDLHEFNAWGGYTWTPGLTTTFRVSGSTQGPIRGFDPEIRGPAVPANPAFYGGQRVEVFGGATISGKFIGYDNATVAVEAGMPVYQNLNGPQIMKNWQAGMSLRFKI; this is translated from the coding sequence TTGATAGTCGCAGCGGCCGCGCTCGTGGCGACCGGCGCGAACGCCGCGCCCCGCAAGAACGCGCCGTCCGAGGCGCCTTCGGTACAACTTCAAGCGCCGCCGCCATCCCTGGCGCCGGCCGCGCCGCCTCCGCCGGCGCCCATGGGGGTGTTCGGCGCCGATATGCCGGCCGCCGGCAAACTCGTTCTCTCCATTACGCCCGTCTTCGCTAATCTGTCGGGCATCAAAATGGGAACGCGCACGGTCTCCAACGAATATATCGTCACGACGGTGCCGTTCTTTCTCAATCCCCGCCAAACCGTGCGCATCATCCCGCAAAATATCGCGGTCGCGACGCAAATTGTCGGCCTGAACTACGGCGTGACCAAAGATTTCGCCGTGGTTCTCACGGCCGGCATGATCGAGAAAAATCTCAACGCCCTAACCTTCAAGGGCGCGTCGGGCATTCTGCCGCTCGGCAGGAGTTTGCCGGGAACGACGAGCCTTGCCGACGTCACTTTGTCGGGCGTCTATCGTATCTATCAGGACGACGTCCACCGCATCCAGCTCTCTCTCGGCATCTCCTTGCCCGCCGGCAGCTACACCGCCACGTTCAAGGACTTTCTCCTGCCCGACGGAACCCGCCGCAACATCCGAGGATTCTATGGCATGCAGCCCGGCACGGGCACATTCGATTTTCTACCGGGCATCGTCTATGCAGGCTATCTGGGACCGTGGTCGTGGGGCCTCGGCTATCGCGGGCGCTTCCCTCTGGCCCCAAATTCACTGGGCTATTCCTGGGACTACCTGCTCGAATATCGCCTGCGCTTTCCGTTCGGTCCCAATCCTTCCGGGGGCTATCGCTGGGGCGATCTGCATGAATTCAACGCCTGGGGTGGCTACACTTGGACGCCCGGACTCACCACCACCTTCCGCGTGAGCGGTTCGACGCAGGGACCGATTCGCGGCTTCGATCCGGAAATCCGCGGCCCGGCCGTGCCGGCCAATCCGGCCTTCTATGGCGGCCAGCGAGTCGAAGTCTTCGGCGGCGCGACGATCAGCGGCAAATTTATCGGCTATGACAATGCGACTGTCGCGGTAGAGGCCGGCATGCCCGTCTATCAGAATCTCAACGGTCCGCAGATCATGAAGAACTGGCAGGCGGGCATGTCGTTGCGCTTCAAGATATAA
- the kdpA gene encoding potassium-transporting ATPase subunit KdpA — protein sequence MTSIGLAQIAIVLLAVIVAAIPLGNYIATVLAGERSLLSPVLSPLERVFYRLSGVDPAREQNWLAYAMAMLAFSVVGFASLYALQRLQAYLPLNPQGFSGVPADLAFNTSMSFVTNTNWQNYGGESTMSHLTQMLGLTVHNFASAATGLAMAFALVRGFSRAESPTVGNFWVDLTRSTLYVLLPLSIVVALALVALGVPQTLQGSVEATTLEGARQMLAIGPVASQEAIKELGTNGGGFFNANSAHPFESPNALSNMLEIWALLVIPFATAFAFGRAVFDYRQGRAIAITMMIVLVAGVSVAYWAEAGGNPLLTEIGVDPSSGNMEGKEVRFGPAMSALFAASTTGTSCGAVNAMHDSFMPLGGLVPLFNMLMGSIAPGGVGAGLYGFLVLAIIAVFIAGLMVGRTPEYLGKKIETREMKLAMLAVLIYPLSVLAFTGVSVMLQTGLASLNNAGPHGLSEILYAFASATDNNGSAFAGLTGNTPWYNTTLGVAMLLGRFAFVIPVLAIAGAFAAKKKGAASVGTFPTHGPLFIGLLLGVIVILYLLQYFPALALGPIVEHFALLAGKTF from the coding sequence ATGACTTCCATTGGGCTGGCGCAAATCGCCATCGTCCTGCTTGCCGTTATTGTCGCCGCTATTCCGCTCGGCAATTACATAGCCACCGTCTTAGCGGGCGAGCGCAGCCTGCTCTCTCCCGTGCTCTCGCCCCTTGAGCGCGTCTTCTACAGACTCTCCGGCGTTGATCCAGCGCGGGAGCAAAACTGGCTTGCCTACGCGATGGCGATGCTGGCCTTCAGCGTCGTTGGATTTGCGTCGCTCTACGCCCTGCAGCGGCTCCAGGCCTATCTGCCGCTCAATCCTCAGGGCTTTAGCGGGGTTCCCGCCGACCTCGCCTTCAACACGTCGATGAGCTTCGTCACCAACACCAATTGGCAAAACTACGGCGGCGAGTCGACGATGAGCCACCTGACGCAGATGCTCGGCCTCACCGTGCATAATTTCGCATCCGCCGCCACCGGCCTTGCGATGGCGTTCGCGTTGGTGCGCGGTTTCTCGCGCGCCGAATCGCCGACCGTCGGCAATTTCTGGGTCGACCTCACCCGTTCGACGCTTTACGTGCTCCTGCCGCTTTCGATCGTCGTCGCGCTCGCCCTCGTCGCTCTCGGCGTGCCGCAGACGCTTCAGGGTTCGGTCGAAGCGACGACGCTGGAGGGCGCCAGGCAGATGCTCGCCATAGGCCCGGTCGCCAGCCAGGAGGCGATCAAGGAGCTCGGCACCAATGGCGGCGGCTTCTTCAACGCCAATTCCGCGCATCCTTTCGAGAGCCCGAACGCCCTTTCCAACATGCTGGAAATCTGGGCTCTGCTTGTCATCCCCTTCGCCACGGCCTTCGCCTTTGGGCGTGCGGTCTTCGACTATCGACAAGGTCGCGCGATCGCCATCACGATGATGATCGTGCTCGTCGCGGGCGTATCAGTCGCTTACTGGGCCGAGGCAGGCGGCAATCCGTTGCTGACGGAGATCGGCGTCGATCCTTCGTCTGGCAATATGGAAGGCAAGGAGGTGCGCTTCGGCCCTGCGATGAGCGCGCTATTTGCCGCGTCGACCACGGGCACGAGCTGCGGCGCCGTCAACGCCATGCATGACTCGTTCATGCCGCTCGGCGGTCTCGTTCCCTTGTTCAACATGCTCATGGGCAGCATCGCGCCGGGCGGCGTCGGCGCGGGGCTCTACGGGTTTCTCGTCTTGGCGATCATCGCGGTTTTCATCGCGGGTCTTATGGTCGGCCGCACGCCGGAATATCTCGGCAAGAAGATTGAGACACGCGAGATGAAGCTCGCGATGCTGGCGGTGCTGATCTATCCGCTCAGCGTTCTTGCCTTCACGGGCGTTTCGGTCATGCTTCAGACGGGGCTCGCCAGTCTCAACAATGCCGGCCCGCACGGGCTTTCCGAAATCCTTTACGCATTCGCTTCGGCGACGGATAACAACGGATCGGCCTTCGCAGGGCTGACGGGCAATACGCCTTGGTACAACACGACGCTCGGCGTCGCAATGCTGCTCGGACGCTTCGCCTTCGTCATTCCCGTGTTGGCGATCGCCGGCGCGTTCGCGGCGAAAAAGAAGGGCGCCGCCTCGGTGGGAACCTTCCCGACGCATGGGCCTCTCTTCATCGGCCTGCTGCTCGGCGTCATCGTCATCCTCTATCTGCTGCAATATTTCCCAGCGCTCGCGCTCGGCCCAATCGTCGAGCATTTCGCGCTGCTTGCAGGAAAAACCTTCTAA
- the kdpB gene encoding potassium-transporting ATPase subunit KdpB yields MSHKVAAPGLFDAAITKRAAVDAFRKLDPRRLARNPVIFVTEAVSAVVTAFFVRDLLAQNGAAFFSGQIAAWLWFTVLFANFAEAVAEGRGKAQADALRKTRSDSRAKRLIDPQDKSGMKDVYEGVSALDLKLGDVVLVEAGDLIPGDGEVIEGVASVNESAITGESAPVIREAGGDRSAVTGGTTVLSDWIKVKITAAPGSTFIDRMIALVEGAQRQKTPNELALSILLSGLTIIFLIVCVTLWPLAIYSGAAISVTVLIALLVCLIPTTIGGLLSAIGIAGMDRLIRFNVIATSGRAVEAAGDVDTLLLDKTGTITFGNRMADEFIPVEGVSERAFGEAALLASLADETPEGRSIVAFAKSTLGFSTPDLGQEAQIVPFSAHTRISGVDLPGRMLRKGAVDAVAAQVKSVPVDFERAVERISRAGGTPLAVSENGRLLGVIQLKDIIKPDIKSRFAALRAMGVKTVMVTGDNPITAAAIAGEAGVDDFIAQAKPEDKLAYIRKEQQGGRLIAMCGDGTNDAPALAQADVGVAMQTGTQAAREAGNMVDLDSDPTKLIEIVAIGKQLLMTRGSLTTFSIANDVAKYFAIIPALFVVAYPELEAINIMKLASPQSAILSAVIFNALIIIALIPLALKGVPYRPVGAAALLRRNLLIYGLGGLIAPFIGIKLIDLAVSAVHLA; encoded by the coding sequence ATGTCGCATAAAGTGGCCGCTCCCGGTCTGTTCGACGCCGCGATCACAAAGCGCGCCGCCGTCGACGCCTTCAGGAAGCTCGATCCGAGACGCCTTGCGCGCAATCCAGTGATCTTCGTCACAGAAGCCGTGTCGGCGGTGGTCACGGCGTTCTTTGTGCGCGATCTCCTCGCGCAGAATGGCGCCGCCTTTTTCTCTGGCCAGATCGCCGCCTGGCTGTGGTTCACGGTGCTCTTCGCCAATTTCGCCGAAGCGGTGGCGGAGGGACGCGGCAAGGCGCAAGCGGACGCTTTGCGTAAGACGCGTAGCGATTCACGCGCCAAGCGGCTGATCGATCCGCAAGACAAGAGCGGGATGAAGGACGTCTATGAAGGCGTTTCGGCGCTCGATCTCAAGCTCGGCGACGTGGTGCTGGTCGAAGCGGGTGACCTCATCCCCGGCGATGGCGAAGTGATTGAAGGCGTCGCCTCGGTCAACGAGTCCGCGATCACAGGCGAGTCCGCGCCGGTCATCCGCGAGGCGGGAGGCGACCGGTCAGCCGTGACCGGCGGCACGACGGTTCTCTCCGACTGGATCAAGGTGAAGATCACCGCCGCGCCGGGTTCAACCTTCATCGATCGGATGATCGCGCTCGTCGAGGGCGCGCAGCGGCAAAAAACGCCGAACGAACTCGCGCTGTCGATTCTTCTGTCCGGGCTGACGATCATTTTCTTGATCGTCTGCGTGACGCTTTGGCCGCTCGCGATCTACTCCGGCGCGGCGATTTCGGTCACCGTGCTGATCGCGCTGCTCGTCTGTCTGATCCCGACGACGATCGGCGGACTCTTGTCGGCGATCGGCATCGCCGGCATGGACCGGCTGATCCGCTTCAACGTCATCGCCACCTCCGGACGCGCCGTGGAGGCGGCGGGCGACGTCGACACGCTGCTTCTCGACAAGACCGGAACGATCACTTTCGGCAATCGCATGGCGGATGAGTTCATTCCTGTCGAGGGCGTCTCCGAGCGCGCGTTTGGAGAAGCCGCTCTGCTTGCCTCGCTGGCGGATGAAACGCCGGAGGGGCGCTCGATCGTCGCTTTTGCGAAAAGCACGCTTGGCTTTTCGACGCCCGATCTCGGCCAGGAAGCTCAGATCGTTCCCTTTTCCGCGCACACGCGCATTTCCGGAGTCGATCTTCCCGGACGGATGCTGCGCAAGGGCGCCGTCGACGCCGTGGCCGCACAAGTCAAGTCCGTTCCTGTCGATTTCGAACGCGCCGTCGAACGGATTTCGCGCGCCGGCGGCACGCCTCTGGCCGTTTCGGAAAACGGCAGGCTGCTGGGGGTCATTCAGCTCAAAGACATCATCAAGCCCGACATCAAGTCACGCTTTGCAGCCTTGCGCGCGATGGGCGTCAAGACGGTGATGGTCACCGGCGACAATCCGATCACCGCCGCGGCGATCGCCGGAGAAGCGGGAGTCGACGATTTCATCGCGCAAGCCAAGCCCGAGGATAAACTCGCCTATATCCGTAAGGAGCAGCAGGGCGGCCGCCTGATCGCCATGTGCGGCGACGGCACCAATGACGCGCCGGCGCTCGCTCAGGCCGACGTTGGCGTCGCCATGCAGACGGGCACCCAGGCGGCGCGCGAAGCCGGCAATATGGTCGACCTCGACAGCGATCCGACGAAACTCATCGAGATCGTCGCGATCGGCAAACAGCTGCTGATGACGCGCGGGTCGCTGACGACCTTCTCGATCGCCAATGACGTCGCCAAATATTTCGCGATCATTCCGGCGCTGTTTGTCGTCGCCTATCCCGAACTGGAGGCGATCAACATTATGAAGCTCGCCTCGCCGCAGTCGGCCATCCTCTCGGCGGTGATCTTCAACGCGCTCATCATTATCGCGCTCATCCCGCTCGCGCTGAAGGGCGTCCCGTACCGGCCCGTGGGCGCCGCCGCTTTGTTGCGACGAAATCTGCTGATCTATGGGCTCGGCGGTCTGATCGCGCCCTTCATCGGCATCAAGCTTATCGATCTCGCCGTCTCGGCCGTTCATCTCGCGTAA
- the kdpC gene encoding potassium-transporting ATPase subunit KdpC, whose protein sequence is MLSQIRPAIVMIVLFTALTGIVYPLAITGVAQLALPTQANGSVIERDGTVVGSALIGQNFASDRYFHGRPSATTGPDPADPSKTVDAPYNASNSMGSNLGPTSKKLVDRVNATIEAEFAAGRVDVVAADAATTSASGLDPHISPQFALAQAGAVAKARNLSESQVRAVVEANLEGRVLGVIGEPRVNVLLLNLALDRLH, encoded by the coding sequence ATGCTCTCCCAAATTCGTCCGGCGATCGTCATGATCGTTCTTTTCACCGCGCTGACCGGAATCGTCTATCCGCTGGCGATCACCGGCGTTGCGCAACTCGCCCTGCCGACGCAGGCGAATGGAAGCGTGATCGAACGCGACGGAACAGTGGTCGGCTCGGCGCTGATCGGACAAAACTTTGCCTCCGATCGCTATTTTCATGGCCGACCCTCGGCGACGACAGGCCCCGACCCAGCTGATCCTTCGAAGACCGTCGATGCGCCCTACAACGCATCAAACTCGATGGGCTCCAATCTCGGGCCGACGTCGAAGAAGCTTGTCGACCGCGTCAATGCGACGATCGAGGCGGAATTCGCCGCCGGCCGCGTCGACGTCGTCGCCGCCGACGCCGCGACGACATCCGCCTCCGGCCTCGATCCGCATATTTCGCCGCAGTTCGCGCTGGCGCAGGCGGGGGCCGTCGCCAAGGCGCGCAATCTCAGTGAGTCGCAAGTGCGCGCCGTTGTCGAAGCGAATCTCGAAGGGCGCGTTCTTGGCGTGATCGGCGAGCCGCGTGTAAATGTGCTCTTGCTGAATTTGGCTCTTGATCGCTTACACTAG
- a CDS encoding sensor histidine kinase, whose translation MARDDGDFDRRPDPDALLALSDKESKGKLCVFLGAAPGVGKTYAMLARAQTAKAEGVDVVVGVAETHGRSETQALLNGLETLPRRKCEYRGRIIEEFDIDAAVARKPQLILIDELAHTNAPDSRHPKRWQDVEELLDAGIDVWSTLNVQHLESLADVVSRVTGVAVRETVPDRVLQKAADVILVDVTPDELLQRLKDGKVYVPETAKRATQNFFTPRNLTALRELALRRTAERVDDQMVDFLRQGAIEGPWATAERLLVCVGRDAKSEEVVRAGARLATGLNATWIALYVERAGQDEQSAEVVRNVDRSLQLAERLGAEIARISGDDLAGEVLRFARRENITQIVLGRSPARPFARIMRRSLTDEILRQSTDIAVHVVVQEDGALQARRAPKLPTLSETWLGVGGAAVSVTITVMVGYVLDRWLGLANPSVIFLLPVVLCAVGLGMWSAIMAAVLSFLACDFFFFNPRYELTISQPQEFLSLLVALVVAVITAMLASKMRNYAKNMRQRSQAMQSLFEFSRKLSTITTLDDILWVSASQIQKAGGVSCVVLLMPEETGLRLAAAWPPVDQMDAGELAAARWALEKAEPAGWRTDTLPNVRFQFRPLTTARGVVAVCGIEPKTPQEPFSAATESTIAALIEQTAIAIDRSMLVGDSVKAAALEENEKLRTILLSALSHDLRTPLTSITGAVTSLRELGEKLSPEDRKDLLLSIEEEAGRLSRFIANLLDMSRIESGGLSPRSDLVNVADVIRNVLERSRKTFSGKDTSISIAPDLPPIRGDANLLGQVLFNLIDNAHKYGGPTGVIIHARREGADVVITVTDEGPGVKAADLERIFEKFYRSGRVDGRKAGTGLGLSICRGLVKAMGGTIVAQSPAVRRRGTRIIMRFPAASLSKQGVAA comes from the coding sequence TTGGCCCGCGACGACGGAGACTTCGACCGCCGACCCGACCCCGATGCCCTCCTTGCCCTGAGCGACAAGGAGAGCAAAGGGAAGCTTTGCGTGTTCCTCGGCGCCGCGCCCGGCGTCGGCAAAACCTACGCGATGCTGGCGCGCGCGCAAACGGCCAAGGCTGAGGGCGTCGATGTTGTCGTAGGCGTAGCGGAGACGCATGGGCGCTCTGAGACGCAAGCGCTCCTCAACGGTCTTGAGACGCTGCCTCGTCGCAAATGCGAATACCGCGGTCGGATCATCGAGGAATTCGACATAGACGCGGCGGTGGCGCGAAAGCCTCAGCTCATCCTTATCGACGAACTCGCGCACACCAATGCGCCAGATAGCCGGCACCCCAAACGCTGGCAGGATGTCGAAGAGCTGCTCGACGCCGGCATCGACGTCTGGTCGACGCTCAATGTCCAGCATCTTGAAAGCCTCGCCGACGTCGTTTCCCGCGTGACCGGCGTCGCGGTGCGAGAGACCGTTCCGGATCGAGTCCTGCAGAAAGCTGCGGACGTTATTCTCGTCGACGTCACGCCAGACGAACTGCTCCAGAGACTGAAGGACGGCAAGGTCTATGTTCCCGAGACCGCGAAGCGCGCGACGCAGAATTTTTTCACGCCGCGCAATCTCACGGCCTTGCGCGAACTTGCGCTGCGGCGAACGGCAGAACGCGTCGACGACCAAATGGTCGATTTCCTTCGCCAAGGAGCGATCGAAGGCCCCTGGGCGACGGCGGAACGCTTACTGGTTTGCGTTGGTCGTGATGCAAAGTCCGAGGAGGTGGTTCGCGCTGGCGCACGACTGGCGACAGGCCTTAACGCGACATGGATCGCGCTTTATGTTGAGCGCGCCGGACAGGACGAACAATCCGCGGAGGTGGTAAGAAATGTCGATCGGTCGTTGCAGCTGGCGGAGCGGCTTGGAGCGGAGATCGCGCGCATCTCGGGAGACGACCTCGCCGGCGAAGTGCTGCGATTTGCAAGACGCGAAAATATTACGCAGATTGTGCTCGGCCGTTCGCCAGCTCGGCCCTTCGCCCGAATCATGCGACGTTCCCTGACCGACGAAATTCTTCGGCAATCGACGGATATCGCGGTTCACGTCGTCGTCCAGGAGGATGGCGCGCTTCAAGCGAGACGCGCGCCGAAATTGCCGACCCTGTCAGAGACGTGGCTTGGGGTCGGCGGCGCCGCAGTGTCGGTCACGATTACGGTGATGGTTGGATATGTGCTCGACCGCTGGCTCGGTCTTGCCAATCCCTCGGTGATCTTCCTCCTTCCGGTCGTGCTTTGCGCCGTCGGCTTGGGGATGTGGTCCGCGATCATGGCCGCGGTTCTTTCCTTTCTCGCCTGCGACTTTTTCTTTTTCAATCCGCGCTACGAACTCACCATTTCCCAACCGCAGGAATTTCTTTCGCTCCTTGTCGCGCTGGTCGTCGCCGTCATAACGGCAATGCTCGCGAGCAAGATGCGCAACTACGCAAAGAACATGCGCCAGCGGTCTCAGGCGATGCAGTCGCTGTTTGAATTTTCTCGCAAGCTTTCGACGATAACGACGCTCGACGACATTCTCTGGGTGTCGGCTTCTCAAATTCAGAAAGCCGGCGGCGTATCCTGCGTTGTGCTGCTGATGCCGGAAGAGACCGGTTTGAGACTGGCTGCCGCCTGGCCGCCGGTTGATCAAATGGACGCCGGCGAACTCGCCGCCGCGCGATGGGCGCTGGAGAAAGCCGAGCCCGCCGGCTGGCGGACGGATACGCTGCCGAATGTGCGTTTCCAATTCCGGCCTCTCACGACGGCGCGCGGCGTCGTCGCCGTTTGCGGGATCGAGCCTAAGACGCCTCAGGAACCGTTCTCGGCTGCCACGGAAAGCACGATTGCGGCGCTGATTGAACAGACGGCGATTGCGATCGACCGATCGATGCTCGTCGGCGACTCGGTCAAGGCGGCGGCTCTCGAAGAGAATGAAAAGCTGCGGACGATTCTGCTGTCCGCCCTCTCGCATGATCTCCGCACGCCGCTCACTTCGATCACCGGCGCCGTGACGAGCCTGCGCGAGCTTGGCGAGAAGCTCTCGCCCGAAGATCGCAAAGACCTTCTCCTCTCGATCGAGGAAGAGGCCGGACGTCTATCGCGCTTCATCGCCAATCTGCTGGACATGTCGCGTATCGAGTCCGGCGGTCTGTCGCCGCGCAGCGATCTCGTCAATGTGGCCGACGTCATCCGCAACGTCTTGGAAAGATCTCGAAAAACGTTCTCCGGAAAAGACACGTCCATCAGCATCGCGCCGGACTTGCCGCCTATCCGAGGCGACGCCAATCTCCTGGGTCAGGTCTTGTTCAACTTGATCGACAATGCGCATAAATATGGCGGTCCGACCGGCGTGATTATTCATGCGCGGCGGGAGGGCGCTGACGTGGTCATCACCGTGACGGACGAAGGGCCTGGCGTGAAGGCGGCGGACCTCGAACGCATCTTCGAAAAATTCTATCGGAGCGGGCGCGTGGATGGCCGCAAGGCTGGAACCGGGCTCGGACTCTCGATCTGTCGCGGACTCGTCAAAGCCATGGGCGGAACCATCGTCGCTCAGAGCCCTGCCGTTCGGCGACGCGGGACAAGGATCATCATGCGCTTCCCTGCCGCAAGCCTGTCGAAGCAGGGTGTTGCGGCATGA